The following proteins come from a genomic window of Alosa sapidissima isolate fAloSap1 chromosome 20, fAloSap1.pri, whole genome shotgun sequence:
- the LOC121693924 gene encoding protocadherin gamma-A11-like — translation MSTRTMARSILVLVVMFDLCCVHGQVSYSIPEEMSKGSLVGNIAQDLGLDIKRLKTGKGRIFTGDQADYIALDKDRGILLIKERIDREALCGQISPCALHFQIILENPMELYSVTVEITDINDNAPSFERSEMKFEISENAAIGARFMLEIAVDPDVGTNGLQTYTLNPTDNFQLKLNQQPDGGKTVEMVLQKSLDREKNEDMTLVFTAVDGGEPQMSGTVKIHVTVLDVNDNAPVFTQQIYKVSVNENSPKGTQLTTVSATDADNGSNNIVTYSLSRSAASISDMFSVDRRNGEVTLIGQLDYERTRNYQFFVEGKDEGGFLDSCKIIVDVIDINDNSPVISTISKSSTTAENAPLNTVIAMISVNDPDSGNNGQVSCSINEHIPFAIKPSSNRFYSIVTDSELDREENSEYNITVTCSDEGVPSLSSRTDLSLKITDINDNAPVFEKSSYEAYILENNTPGLSIFTVRARDADWNQNARVSYILEESSNNGVPVSSYVSVNAESGVIHAVRSFDYEQIKSFTFHIKAQDGGSPPLSSNVSVKIIIQDQNDNAPQVLYPVQTSGSLVTEIVPRSADVGYLVTKVVAVDVDSGQNAWLSYKLLKATDRALFEVGAQNGEIRTIRQVNDKDTVKQKLSVVVEDNGQPSRSATVNVIVALADSFPEVLSEFNDFTHDKEYNDNLTFYLVLALAVVSFLFIVSIIAILSVKCYRWKRDRMFYKSNGNLPVIPYYPPLYADVGGTGTLQHVYNYEHYRTTDSRKSDLKYVRPCNQSIISLDNTEIQTLPHAHGEKLIDDSDQ, via the coding sequence ATGTCGACCAGGACAATGGCGCGGAGCATACTGGTATTAGTGGTGATGTTCGATCTCTGTTGTGTGCACGGGCAGGTCAGTTACTCCATTCCAGAAGAAATGTCGAAGGGCTCTTTAGTAGGTAATATAGCGCAAGATTTGGGCTTAGATATAAAACGACTGAAAACAGGCAAGGGCCGAATATTCACGGGTGACCAGGCAGACTATATTGCGCTAGACAAGGACAGGGGCATCCTTCTGATCAAAGAGAGAATAGACAGAGAAGCGCTGTGTGGGCAAATATCGCCATGCGCTTTACATTTTCAGATAATTCTTGAGAACCCGATGGAGTTATACAGTGTGACGGTAGAAATTACAGATATTAACGATAATGCTCCCAGTTTTGAAAGGAGTGAAATGAAATTTGAGATAAGTGAAAATGCTGCAATTGGTGCTCGTTTCATGTTGGAGATAGCAGTTGATCCGGATGTTGGTACAAATGGTCTCCAAACCTACACCCTAAATCCTACAGATAATTTTCAACTGAAATTAAATCAGCAGCCAGACGGTGGGAAGACAGTCGAAATGGTTCTCCAGAAATCTCTGGACCGAGAGAAAAATGAAGATATGACGCTGGTGTTCACTGCAGTTGATGGAGGAGAACCACAGATGTCAGGGACCGTGAAAATACACGTTACTGTGTTAGATGTAAACGATAATGCCCCAGTTTTTACGCAGCAGATTTACAAAGTCTCTGTAAATGAAAACTCTCCGAAGGGAACGCAATTGACCACAGTAAGCGCCACTGATGCTGACAATGGCTCTAACAACATAGTCACCTACTCTTTGTCACGAAGCGCTGCTAGTATATCCGACATGTTTTCTGTAGACAGGCGTAATGGAGAAGTTACGTTGATCGGTCAACTGGACTATGAAAGAACACGAAATTATCAGTTTTTTGTTGAGGGTAAAGATGAAGGGGGGTTTTTAGATTCCTGCAAAATTATTGTGGATGTTATAGACATAAATGACAACAGTCCAGTTATTAGCACTATATCTAAGTCCAGCACAACAGCTGAGAATGCCCCACTTAATACAGTAATTGCTATGATCAGCGTGAATGATCCGGACTCCGGCAATAATGGCCAGGTGAGCTGCAGTATCAATGAACACATTCCATTTGCTATCAAGCCATCGTCTAATCGTTTCTACAGCATAGTAACTGATAGTGAATTAGATCGGGAGGAAAACTCTGAATACAACATAACTGTAACATGTTCGGATGAGGGTGTACCCTCCCTCTCCAGCCGCACAGATTTGTCTTTAAAAATAACCGATATAAACGACAATGCGCCTGTGTTTGAAAAGAGCTCGTATGAGGCTTATATTTTAGAAAACAACACACCGGGCCTGTCGATTTTCACTGTTAGAGCGCGAGACGCAGACTGGAATCAAAATGCTCGCGTGTCATACATATTAGAAGAGTCCTCGAATAACGGAGTGCCTGTGTCGTCTTACGTTTCTGTTAATGCAGAGAGTGGTGTAATTCATGCTGTGCGGTCATTCGACTATGAGCAGATTAAATCATTCACATTCCACATAAAAGCGCAGGACGGAGGCTCTCCACCACTGAGTAGCAATGTTAgtgttaaaataataatacaagatCAGAATGATAATGCACCCCAGGTTCTATATCCAGTGCAAACGAGCGGATCTTTGGTCACTGAGATTGTTCCTCGTTCAGCTGATGTGGGCTATCTGGTCACCAAAGTGGTGGCTGTTGATGTGGACTCTGGACAGAATGCTTGGCTCTCTTATAAACTCCTAAAAGCGACAGACAGAGCCTTGTTTGAAGTTGGTGCACAGAATGGAGAAATAAGAACCATTCGACAAGTAAATGATAAAGATACAGTGAAGCAAAAGCTCAGTGTTGTAGTGGAGGACAACGGACAGCCCTCTCGCTCAGCTACAGTCAATGTTATTGTGGCTTTGGCGGACAGCTTTCCTGAAGTCCTCTCGGAGTTCAATGATTTTACGCACGACAAGGAATACAATGACAACCTGACTTTTTATCTCGTCTTGGCCCTGGCTGttgtttcttttctcttcatCGTGTCAATAATAGCCATACTGTCAGTCAAATGTTACAGATGGAAACGTGACAGGATGTTTTATAAATCCAACGGAAATCTACCGGTTATTCCGTATTACCCGCCCCTTTACGCAGACGTAGGGG